The Streptomyces sp. NBC_01255 genome window below encodes:
- a CDS encoding phosphatidylglycerol lysyltransferase domain-containing protein: protein MSVTVDGDKSRLVPVRVRRILRGPRPEKVPAFVGTACTIGGLIDIAAGVFPRFRASRMHAVAEVLPGTLGHLSAALSLSAGVLLLLLAHGLKRHKRRAWRAAVVLLPLGAAAQFVWRHSVIGALFSLALLALLLRHRKEFAALPDPRSRWRALANFVVMGAGSIALGLVIVSAHPRRVVGDPSLTDRLEHVLYGLFGVEGPVAYTRGVDWTVGYSLGALGMLTALTTIYLAFRPEHPAARLTDDDETRLRALLDQHGGRDSLGHFALRHDKGVVFSPSGKAAVCYRVLSGVMLAGGDPIGDVEAWPGAIERFMDEAKAHSWTPAVMGCSETGGQVWTRETGLDALELGDEAIVDVADFSLSGRAMRNVRQMVKRIERNGYTTQVRRVRDLDDAELERVRRAAADWRGTDTERGFSMALGRIGAPGDGDAVIATAHKDDPDDPDRPASPYGDLKAIIHFVPWGPDGMSLELMRRDRSADPGMNELLIVAALQASPALGIDRVSLNFAMFRSALARGEKIGAGPVLRVWRGLLVFLSRWFQIESLYKFNAKFRPRWEPRFVVYRNSRDLPRIGLAAMRAEGFVTLSLPRLFPRRRPTRTPRPCAHIVTTPTPVRAEREVHAA, encoded by the coding sequence ATGTCTGTCACGGTAGATGGGGACAAATCGCGATTGGTTCCGGTTCGAGTACGCCGGATTCTCCGCGGCCCCCGACCCGAGAAAGTCCCCGCCTTCGTCGGCACCGCCTGCACCATCGGCGGTCTCATCGACATCGCCGCCGGAGTCTTCCCCCGCTTCCGCGCGAGCCGCATGCACGCCGTCGCCGAAGTCCTCCCCGGCACCCTCGGCCACCTCTCCGCCGCCCTCTCCCTCAGCGCCGGCGTCCTCCTCCTGCTCCTCGCCCACGGCCTCAAGCGGCACAAGCGCCGCGCCTGGCGCGCCGCCGTCGTCCTCCTCCCCCTCGGCGCCGCGGCCCAGTTCGTCTGGCGCCACTCCGTCATCGGCGCCCTCTTCTCCCTCGCGCTCCTCGCCCTCCTGCTGCGCCACCGCAAAGAGTTCGCCGCCCTCCCCGACCCCCGCAGCCGCTGGCGGGCACTCGCCAACTTCGTCGTCATGGGCGCCGGATCCATCGCCCTCGGCCTCGTCATCGTCAGCGCCCACCCGCGCCGCGTCGTCGGCGACCCCAGCCTCACCGACCGCCTCGAACACGTCCTGTACGGACTCTTCGGCGTCGAAGGCCCCGTCGCCTACACCCGCGGCGTCGACTGGACCGTCGGCTACTCCCTCGGCGCCCTCGGCATGCTCACCGCCCTCACCACCATCTACCTCGCCTTCCGCCCCGAGCACCCCGCCGCCCGCCTCACCGACGACGACGAGACCCGGCTGCGCGCCCTCCTCGACCAGCACGGCGGCCGCGACTCCCTCGGCCACTTCGCCCTCCGCCACGACAAGGGCGTCGTCTTCTCCCCCAGCGGCAAGGCCGCCGTCTGCTACCGCGTCCTCTCCGGCGTGATGCTCGCCGGCGGCGACCCCATCGGCGACGTCGAAGCCTGGCCCGGCGCCATCGAACGCTTCATGGACGAGGCCAAGGCCCACTCCTGGACCCCCGCCGTCATGGGCTGCTCCGAGACCGGCGGCCAGGTCTGGACCCGCGAGACCGGCCTCGACGCCCTCGAACTCGGCGACGAGGCGATCGTCGACGTCGCCGACTTCTCCCTCTCCGGACGCGCCATGCGCAACGTCCGCCAGATGGTCAAGCGCATCGAACGCAACGGCTACACCACCCAGGTCCGCCGCGTCCGCGACCTCGACGACGCGGAACTGGAACGGGTCCGCCGCGCCGCCGCCGACTGGCGCGGCACCGACACCGAACGCGGCTTCTCCATGGCCCTCGGCCGCATCGGCGCCCCCGGCGACGGAGACGCCGTCATAGCGACCGCCCACAAAGACGATCCCGACGACCCGGACCGCCCCGCCTCCCCCTACGGAGACCTGAAGGCGATCATCCACTTCGTGCCCTGGGGCCCCGACGGCATGTCGCTCGAACTCATGCGCCGCGACCGCTCCGCCGACCCCGGTATGAACGAACTCCTCATCGTCGCCGCCCTCCAGGCCTCCCCCGCCCTCGGCATCGACCGCGTCTCCCTCAACTTCGCCATGTTCCGCTCCGCCCTCGCACGCGGCGAGAAGATCGGCGCGGGACCCGTCCTCCGCGTCTGGCGCGGACTCCTCGTCTTCCTCTCCCGCTGGTTCCAGATCGAGTCGCTCTACAAGTTCAACGCCAAGTTCCGGCCCCGCTGGGAACCCCGCTTCGTCGTCTACCGCAACAGCCGCGACCTGCCCCGCATCGGCCTCGCCGCCATGCGCGCCGAAGGATTCGTCACCCTCTCCCTCCCCCGCCTCTTCCCCCGCCGACGCCCCACCCGGACCCCACGCCCCTGCGCCCACATCGTCACCACCCCCACCCCGGTCCGGGCCGAGCGCGAGGTCCACGCCGCCTGA
- a CDS encoding ABC transporter ATP-binding protein, translated as MIRFENVTKRYEDGTTAVDDLSFEVAEGELVTLVGPSGCGKTTTMMMVNRLVEPTSGRVLVDGRDIAGVDPVALRRKIGYVIQQVGLFPHRTVLDNTATVPALLGWKKAAARARAAELLDLVGLDPAVYGSRYPAQLSGGQRQRVGVARALAADPPVLLMDEPFGAVDPVVRERLQNEFLALQATVRKTVLLVTHDIEEAVRMGDRMAVYGHGRIEQFDTPATVLGAPATPYVADFVGSDRGLKRLAVTPVTEADLDPLPKGLGTREDGAPAPVPLGTSLKDALAVLLQHDTGRLTVTGADGRSVGVLTPEGVHRALRRATVD; from the coding sequence ATGATCCGGTTCGAGAACGTGACCAAGCGGTACGAGGACGGCACCACCGCCGTCGACGACCTCTCCTTCGAGGTCGCCGAGGGCGAACTCGTCACCCTGGTCGGGCCGTCCGGCTGCGGCAAGACGACCACGATGATGATGGTGAACCGGCTCGTCGAACCGACTTCCGGCCGCGTCCTCGTCGACGGCCGCGACATCGCCGGCGTCGACCCGGTCGCCCTGCGCCGCAAGATCGGCTACGTCATCCAGCAGGTCGGCCTCTTCCCCCACCGCACGGTCCTCGACAACACCGCGACCGTCCCCGCGCTCCTCGGCTGGAAGAAGGCCGCCGCCCGCGCCCGCGCCGCCGAACTCCTCGACCTCGTCGGCCTCGACCCGGCCGTCTACGGCTCCCGCTACCCCGCCCAGCTCTCCGGCGGACAGCGCCAGCGCGTCGGCGTCGCCCGCGCGCTCGCCGCCGACCCGCCCGTCCTCCTCATGGACGAGCCCTTCGGCGCGGTCGACCCCGTCGTCCGGGAGCGCCTCCAGAACGAGTTCCTCGCGCTCCAGGCTACCGTCCGCAAGACCGTCCTCCTCGTCACCCACGACATCGAGGAGGCCGTCCGCATGGGCGACCGCATGGCCGTCTACGGGCACGGCCGCATCGAGCAGTTCGACACCCCCGCCACCGTGCTCGGCGCCCCCGCCACCCCGTACGTCGCGGACTTCGTCGGCAGCGACCGCGGGCTCAAGCGCCTCGCCGTCACGCCCGTCACCGAGGCCGACCTCGACCCGCTCCCGAAGGGCCTCGGGACGCGCGAGGACGGCGCCCCCGCCCCCGTACCCCTCGGGACCTCCCTCAAGGACGCGCTCGCCGTACTCCTCCAGCACGACACCGGCCGGCTCACGGTGACCGGCGCCGACGGCCGCTCGGTCGGTGTCCTCACCCCGGAGGGGGTCCACCGCGCCCTGCGCAGGGCCACCGTCGACTGA
- the folP gene encoding dihydropteroate synthase has product MSTTIDRGTAQGLPEWDRCAVMGVVNVTPDSFSDGGRWFDTTAAVKHGLDLVAQGADLVDVGGESTRPGASRVDEEEELRRVVPVVRGLAAEGVTVSVDTMRAAVAARAVEAGAVLVNDVSGGLADPGMVPAVAAAEVPFVVMHWRGFSQEMNSLAVYDDVVAEVVAELRTRLEAVVDGGIAPERIVVDPGLGFAKLAPHDLALVAHLPELRALGRPLLVAASRKRFLGHVLTRDGAATPPPARERDAATAAVSAIAAHEGAWAVRVHEVRATADAVRVARAVEGAA; this is encoded by the coding sequence ATGAGTACGACGATCGACCGGGGCACAGCCCAGGGCCTGCCGGAGTGGGACCGCTGCGCGGTCATGGGCGTGGTCAACGTGACCCCCGACTCCTTCTCCGACGGCGGCCGCTGGTTCGACACCACGGCCGCCGTCAAACACGGCCTCGACCTCGTCGCCCAGGGCGCCGACCTCGTCGACGTCGGCGGCGAGTCCACCCGCCCCGGCGCCAGCCGCGTCGACGAGGAGGAAGAGCTCCGCCGCGTCGTCCCCGTCGTCCGCGGCCTCGCCGCCGAAGGCGTCACCGTCTCCGTCGACACCATGCGCGCCGCCGTCGCCGCCCGCGCCGTCGAAGCCGGAGCCGTCCTCGTCAACGACGTCAGCGGCGGACTCGCCGACCCCGGCATGGTCCCCGCCGTCGCCGCCGCCGAAGTCCCCTTCGTCGTCATGCACTGGCGCGGCTTCAGCCAGGAAATGAACAGCCTCGCCGTGTACGACGACGTCGTCGCCGAGGTCGTCGCCGAACTCCGCACCCGCCTGGAGGCCGTCGTCGACGGCGGCATCGCCCCCGAGCGCATCGTCGTCGACCCCGGCCTCGGCTTCGCCAAGCTCGCCCCCCACGACCTGGCCCTCGTCGCCCACCTCCCCGAGCTCCGCGCCCTCGGCCGGCCCCTCCTCGTCGCCGCCTCCCGCAAGCGCTTCCTCGGCCACGTCCTCACCCGCGACGGCGCCGCCACCCCACCCCCCGCCCGCGAGCGCGACGCCGCCACCGCCGCCGTCTCCGCCATCGCCGCCCACGAAGGCGCCTGGGCCGTCCGCGTCCACGAGGTCAGGGCCACCGCCGACGCCGTACGCGTCGCCCGGGCCGTCGAGGGAGCCGCGTGA
- the folE gene encoding GTP cyclohydrolase I FolE, translated as MTDPVTLDGEGRIGEFDEKRAENAVRELLIAVGEDPDREGLKETPARVARAYRELFAGLWQTPEEVLTTTFDLGHDEMVLVKDIELMATCEHHLLPFHGVAHIGYIPAESGKITGLSKLARLVDVFSRRPQVQERLTTQIADSLMKILEARGAIVVIEAEHMCMTLRGVRKPGAKTTTSAVRGQLRDATTRAEAMSLILARS; from the coding sequence ATGACCGACCCGGTGACGCTGGACGGCGAGGGCAGGATCGGCGAGTTCGACGAGAAGCGCGCCGAGAACGCCGTACGAGAGCTCCTCATCGCGGTCGGCGAGGACCCGGACCGCGAGGGCCTCAAGGAGACGCCGGCGCGCGTGGCGCGGGCGTACAGGGAGCTGTTCGCGGGGCTGTGGCAGACGCCCGAGGAGGTTCTCACGACGACGTTCGACCTCGGACACGACGAGATGGTCCTGGTGAAGGACATCGAGCTGATGGCGACCTGTGAGCATCATTTGCTCCCATTCCATGGTGTAGCTCACATTGGCTACATTCCGGCTGAATCGGGCAAGATCACCGGCCTGTCCAAGCTGGCGCGCCTTGTCGACGTCTTCTCTCGCCGTCCGCAGGTGCAGGAGCGTCTGACGACGCAGATCGCCGACTCGCTCATGAAGATCCTTGAGGCGCGCGGTGCGATCGTCGTCATCGAGGCCGAGCACATGTGCATGACCCTGCGGGGCGTGCGCAAGCCGGGCGCCAAGACGACGACCTCGGCGGTTCGCGGTCAACTTCGTGACGCTACTACACGCGCTGAGGCCATGTCCCTGATACTGGCCCGCTCGTAG
- a CDS encoding nuclear transport factor 2 family protein: protein MSRTTDRAAVEAANTAFYEAMETGDFEAVSALWLDDGATPITCVHPGWPVLTGRGEVLRSYALIMANTEYIQFFLTDLRISLAGGTAVVTCTENILSGGPAEDGAELGPLVGQLVVATNVFRDTPDGWRIWSHHASPVLTDTDETGTEGPGIDGTEPAT, encoded by the coding sequence GTGAGCCGCACCACGGACCGAGCGGCCGTCGAAGCCGCCAACACCGCCTTCTACGAGGCGATGGAGACCGGCGACTTCGAAGCCGTCTCCGCCCTCTGGCTCGACGACGGCGCCACCCCCATCACCTGCGTCCACCCCGGCTGGCCCGTCCTCACCGGCCGCGGCGAAGTGCTCCGCTCGTACGCCCTGATCATGGCCAACACCGAGTACATCCAGTTCTTCCTCACCGACCTCAGGATCTCCCTGGCCGGCGGAACCGCCGTCGTCACCTGCACCGAGAACATCCTCAGCGGCGGACCCGCCGAGGACGGCGCCGAACTCGGCCCCCTCGTCGGTCAGCTCGTCGTCGCCACCAACGTGTTCCGCGACACACCGGACGGCTGGCGGATCTGGTCCCACCACGCCTCCCCCGTCCTCACGGACACCGACGAGACGGGCACCGAGGGCCCCGGCATCGACGGCACGGAACCCGCCACCTGA
- a CDS encoding DUF3180 domain-containing protein, whose product MKQLRLKVLTGLFLVAGILSWGGARLWDSVGNLPSVPIAAPIVLAVIAVVLTATALSIRTRLKAQRERRPGAKGVEPLMAARAVVFGQASALVAALVAGMYGGTGVYLLGSLDVPARRDQALYAALAVAAGIGVIAAALFLERVCKLPEDDGEGPGKARA is encoded by the coding sequence GTGAAACAACTGCGGCTGAAGGTGCTCACCGGACTGTTCCTCGTGGCGGGCATCCTCTCCTGGGGCGGCGCCCGTCTGTGGGACTCCGTCGGCAACCTCCCCAGCGTGCCGATCGCCGCACCGATCGTCCTCGCCGTGATCGCGGTCGTCCTCACCGCGACCGCCCTCTCGATCCGCACCCGCCTCAAGGCCCAGCGCGAGCGCCGCCCCGGCGCCAAGGGCGTCGAGCCCCTGATGGCGGCCCGCGCGGTGGTCTTCGGCCAGGCGAGCGCCCTGGTGGCCGCCCTCGTCGCCGGCATGTACGGCGGCACGGGCGTCTACCTCCTCGGCTCCCTGGACGTCCCGGCCCGCCGCGACCAGGCCCTCTACGCGGCCCTCGCGGTGGCCGCGGGCATCGGCGTCATCGCCGCGGCCCTCTTCCTGGAACGCGTCTGCAAACTCCCGGAGGACGACGGCGAAGGCCCGGGCAAGGCCCGGGCCTGA
- the folK gene encoding 2-amino-4-hydroxy-6-hydroxymethyldihydropteridine diphosphokinase: MKPTQSDPTVQPVPASVVATVDAADTTLSNPRWAVLALGANLGNRLETLQGAVDALADTPGLRVKAVSPVYETEPWGVEPGSQPSYLNAVTLVKTTLPPSSLLERAHAVEEAFHRVREERWGARTIDVDIIAYADVVSDDPVLTLPHPRAHERAFVLAPWHDVDPEAQLPGRGPVAALLAAIGSAGVTPRVDLELRLPE; this comes from the coding sequence ATGAAGCCGACGCAGAGCGACCCCACCGTCCAGCCCGTACCCGCCTCCGTCGTCGCCACCGTGGACGCGGCGGACACGACACTGTCCAACCCCCGCTGGGCCGTCCTCGCCCTCGGCGCCAACCTCGGCAACCGCCTGGAGACCCTCCAGGGGGCCGTCGACGCCCTCGCGGACACCCCCGGCCTCCGGGTCAAGGCCGTCTCCCCCGTGTACGAGACGGAGCCCTGGGGCGTCGAGCCCGGCAGCCAGCCCTCGTACCTCAACGCCGTCACGCTCGTGAAGACGACCCTGCCGCCCTCCTCGCTCCTGGAGCGGGCCCACGCCGTCGAGGAGGCCTTCCACCGCGTCCGCGAGGAGCGCTGGGGCGCCCGCACCATCGACGTCGACATCATCGCGTACGCGGACGTCGTCTCCGACGACCCCGTCCTCACCCTGCCGCACCCCCGCGCCCACGAGCGCGCCTTCGTCCTCGCCCCCTGGCACGACGTGGACCCCGAAGCCCAGCTCCCCGGCCGCGGCCCGGTCGCCGCGCTCCTCGCCGCGATCGGCAGCGCGGGCGTCACTCCCCGTGTCGACCTGGAACTCCGTCTGCCCGAGTAG
- a CDS encoding SMI1/KNR4 family protein, whose translation MMETICDDRCFPPALADVARVEFFYGDEGEGVDFEPYDVFDSAEETTDWLRHWTGNHALDGGAYRVFGQDGTGGLAAIWCVRPGRPLDEQPVVFMGSEGERGVVAGNLSDFLWVLADGFGPMEAALYAERAARPDSALAELAERHATTPRRAAREIVAEAQAEFATFSEDLDELCR comes from the coding sequence ATGATGGAGACGATCTGCGACGACCGCTGCTTTCCCCCCGCCCTGGCGGATGTCGCCCGAGTCGAGTTCTTCTACGGCGATGAGGGCGAGGGGGTCGACTTCGAGCCGTACGACGTCTTCGACTCCGCCGAGGAGACCACGGACTGGCTTCGGCACTGGACGGGAAACCACGCGCTCGACGGGGGCGCCTATCGCGTCTTCGGGCAGGACGGGACCGGTGGTCTCGCCGCGATCTGGTGTGTGAGGCCGGGGCGGCCCCTCGACGAGCAGCCCGTGGTGTTCATGGGGTCGGAGGGCGAGCGCGGTGTGGTCGCCGGGAATCTGTCCGACTTCCTGTGGGTGCTGGCCGACGGCTTCGGGCCGATGGAGGCCGCTCTGTACGCGGAGCGGGCGGCGCGCCCGGACTCGGCTCTGGCCGAGCTTGCCGAGCGGCACGCGACCACCCCGCGGCGGGCGGCCCGGGAGATCGTCGCCGAGGCCCAGGCGGAGTTCGCGACCTTCTCCGAGGACCTCGACGAGCTCTGTCGCTGA
- the ftsH gene encoding ATP-dependent zinc metalloprotease FtsH gives MDVKRYFRGPVMWIVLAVLAVVVLMQVVGSSEGYKTVDTGKVVQAIDKNQVKQAKVTTGDDQIIKIELVDGQKIDNSSKVQASYIGSQGVDVADKLQEKFEAGQIEKGYTVSPTKQSPFVSILLSLLPFVLIVVVFLFLMNQMQGGGSRVMQFGKSKAKLITKDTPKTTFADVAGSDEAVEELHEIKEFLQEPAKFQAVGAKIPKGVLLYGPPGTGKTLLARAVAGEAGVPFYSISGSDFVEMFVGVGASRVRDLFEQAKANAPAIVFVDEIDAVGRHRGAGLGGGHDEREQTLNQLLVEMDGFDVKGGVILIAATNRPDILDPALLRPGRFDRQIAVDRPDMLGRLEILKVHQKGKPVAPDVDLGAVARRTPGFTGADLSNVLNEAALLTARGDQKLIDNAALDEAIDRVVAGPQKRTRIMSDKEKKITAYHEGGHALVAAASPNSDPVHKITILSRGRALGYTMVLPEEDKYSTTRNEMLDQLAYMLGGRAAEELVFHDPTTGAANDIEKATATARAMVTQYGMTERLGAIKFGGDNTEPFLGREMSHPRDYSEEVAALVDEEVKKLIETAHNEAWEILVENRDLLDNLVLALLEKETLGKEEIAEIFAPIVKRPARPAWTGSSRRTPSTRPPVLSPKELALTNSANGTATPAVDTTKGIEIAPVDTPED, from the coding sequence ATGGACGTGAAGCGATACTTCCGTGGGCCGGTCATGTGGATCGTGCTGGCCGTCCTCGCCGTGGTCGTGCTGATGCAGGTCGTCGGCTCGTCCGAGGGCTACAAGACGGTGGACACCGGCAAGGTCGTCCAGGCGATCGACAAGAACCAGGTCAAGCAGGCAAAGGTCACCACCGGTGACGATCAGATCATCAAGATCGAACTCGTCGACGGTCAGAAGATCGACAACAGCAGCAAGGTCCAGGCCAGCTACATCGGCTCCCAGGGCGTCGACGTCGCCGACAAGCTGCAGGAGAAGTTCGAGGCCGGGCAGATCGAGAAGGGCTACACCGTCTCCCCGACGAAGCAGTCGCCCTTCGTCTCGATCCTGCTCTCCCTCCTCCCCTTCGTCCTCATCGTGGTCGTCTTCCTCTTCCTGATGAACCAGATGCAGGGCGGCGGCTCCCGCGTCATGCAGTTCGGCAAGTCCAAGGCCAAGCTCATCACCAAGGACACGCCCAAGACCACCTTCGCCGACGTCGCCGGCTCGGACGAGGCCGTCGAGGAACTCCACGAGATCAAGGAATTCCTCCAGGAACCCGCGAAGTTCCAGGCCGTCGGCGCCAAGATCCCGAAGGGCGTCCTGCTCTACGGCCCGCCCGGAACCGGCAAGACGCTCCTCGCGCGCGCCGTCGCCGGCGAGGCCGGGGTGCCGTTCTACTCGATCTCCGGCTCCGACTTCGTCGAGATGTTCGTCGGCGTCGGCGCCTCCCGCGTCCGCGACCTCTTCGAGCAGGCCAAGGCCAACGCGCCCGCCATCGTCTTCGTCGACGAGATCGACGCCGTCGGACGCCACCGCGGCGCCGGCCTCGGCGGCGGTCACGACGAGCGCGAGCAGACCCTCAACCAGCTGCTCGTCGAGATGGACGGCTTCGACGTCAAGGGCGGCGTCATCCTGATCGCCGCCACGAACCGTCCCGACATCCTCGACCCCGCCCTCCTGCGCCCCGGCCGCTTCGACCGGCAGATCGCCGTCGACCGACCGGACATGCTGGGCCGTCTGGAGATCCTCAAGGTCCACCAGAAGGGCAAGCCGGTCGCGCCGGACGTCGACCTCGGCGCCGTCGCCCGACGCACCCCCGGCTTCACCGGTGCGGACCTCTCCAACGTCCTCAACGAGGCGGCGCTCCTCACCGCCCGTGGCGACCAGAAGCTGATCGACAACGCGGCACTGGACGAGGCGATCGACCGCGTGGTCGCGGGCCCGCAGAAGCGGACCCGGATCATGTCGGACAAGGAGAAGAAGATCACCGCGTACCACGAGGGCGGTCACGCCCTGGTCGCGGCGGCCTCGCCGAACTCCGACCCCGTCCACAAGATCACCATCCTGTCCCGCGGCCGCGCCCTGGGCTACACGATGGTGCTCCCGGAAGAGGACAAGTACTCGACCACGCGCAACGAGATGCTCGACCAGCTGGCCTACATGCTGGGCGGGCGCGCGGCCGAGGAGCTCGTCTTCCACGACCCGACCACGGGCGCGGCGAACGACATCGAGAAGGCCACGGCCACGGCGCGAGCCATGGTCACGCAGTACGGCATGACCGAGCGTCTCGGCGCGATCAAGTTCGGCGGCGACAACACCGAGCCGTTCCTGGGGCGCGAGATGTCGCACCCGCGGGACTACTCGGAAGAGGTCGCGGCGCTGGTCGACGAAGAGGTCAAGAAGCTCATCGAGACCGCGCACAACGAGGCCTGGGAGATCCTCGTCGAGAACCGTGACCTTCTCGACAACCTGGTCCTCGCGCTCCTCGAGAAGGAGACGCTGGGCAAGGAGGAGATCGCCGAGATCTTCGCCCCCATCGTCAAGCGCCCGGCCCGCCCGGCCTGGACCGGCTCCTCCCGCCGCACGCCCTCCACGCGTCCGCCGGTGCTCTCCCCCAAGGAGCTCGCACTGACGAACAGCGCGAACGGCACGGCGACCCCGGCGGTCGACACCACGAAGGGCATCGAGATCGCCCCGGTGGACACCCCCGAGGACTGA
- a CDS encoding alpha/beta hydrolase, which yields MGLISNKVLVLAVVLAVVLFLATVWLWPRLARRGWRAVVGRVGLLLVTQVALFAAVGLAANRSFLFYGSWADLFGQEQDMGVVVDHGAGSKDVRVVGKEGLTVPGGSRPEVGGQIQKVVIAGERSGITSPAYVYLPPEYFQERYAKKTFPASVVLTGYPGTAENLIKGLKYPRTAYTQAKAGKMQPMILVMLRPTVAPPRDTECVDIPGGPQTETFFAEDLPKAVSETYRVGTKPRNWGFMGNSTGGYCALKIAVHHPDRYAAGAGFSAYYRAAEDVTTGDLFHGDDRLRKRGDLLWSLDHLPQGKSSFLVTTSKQGEGNLKGTLDFIKKVKSPARVSSITLESGGHNFNTWNREIPPGLVWMAGRLSAA from the coding sequence ATGGGGCTCATCAGTAACAAGGTCCTCGTGCTGGCCGTGGTGCTGGCCGTGGTGCTGTTCCTCGCCACGGTCTGGCTCTGGCCGCGGCTCGCGCGGCGCGGGTGGCGTGCGGTCGTGGGGCGGGTGGGGCTGCTGCTCGTGACCCAGGTGGCGTTGTTCGCGGCGGTGGGTCTCGCGGCGAACCGTTCCTTCCTCTTCTACGGCTCCTGGGCGGACCTGTTCGGGCAGGAGCAGGACATGGGCGTGGTCGTCGACCACGGGGCCGGTTCGAAGGACGTGCGGGTGGTGGGGAAGGAGGGGCTGACCGTGCCGGGCGGGTCCCGGCCGGAGGTCGGCGGCCAGATACAGAAGGTGGTCATCGCGGGCGAGCGGTCGGGGATCACCTCGCCGGCCTACGTCTACCTGCCGCCGGAGTACTTCCAGGAGCGGTACGCGAAGAAGACGTTCCCGGCCTCTGTGGTGCTCACGGGGTACCCGGGGACGGCGGAGAACCTGATCAAAGGGCTGAAGTACCCGCGGACGGCGTACACCCAGGCGAAGGCCGGGAAGATGCAGCCGATGATCCTGGTGATGCTGCGTCCGACGGTGGCGCCGCCGCGGGACACCGAGTGCGTGGACATCCCGGGGGGTCCGCAGACGGAGACCTTCTTCGCGGAGGACCTGCCGAAGGCGGTCTCGGAGACGTACCGGGTGGGGACGAAGCCCCGGAACTGGGGCTTCATGGGGAACTCGACGGGTGGGTACTGCGCGCTGAAGATCGCGGTGCACCACCCGGACCGGTACGCGGCGGGGGCGGGTTTCTCGGCGTACTACCGGGCGGCGGAGGACGTGACGACGGGTGACCTCTTCCACGGCGACGACCGGCTGCGCAAGCGGGGGGACCTGCTGTGGAGCCTGGACCACCTGCCGCAGGGGAAGTCGTCGTTCCTGGTGACGACGTCGAAGCAGGGCGAGGGCAACCTGAAGGGGACGCTCGACTTCATCAAGAAGGTGAAGAGCCCGGCGCGGGTCTCGTCGATCACGCTGGAGAGCGGCGGCCACAACTTCAACACGTGGAACCGGGAGATCCCGCCGGGTCTCGTCTGGATGGCCGGGCGGCTCAGCGCGGCCTGA
- a CDS encoding ABC transporter permease has translation MSTPNCLVTNDWICGEYLRTRSEELTEATLQHVGITVVSVLLALLVAVPLALLVRARPRFAGPVLGLTTLLYTVPSLAMFSLLLPVFGLSAALVVTGLVLYALTILVRNTLAGLDAVPAETREAARGMGYGSWRLLWQVELPLALPVLMAGIRMATVSTIALTTVGSVVGRGGLGNLIEDALPTFFKAQVLAASVLCVLLALTADLLLLGLQRLLTPWARIRTAPGGA, from the coding sequence ATGAGCACGCCGAACTGTCTGGTCACCAACGACTGGATATGCGGGGAGTATCTGCGCACGCGCAGCGAGGAACTGACGGAGGCGACCCTCCAGCATGTGGGAATCACGGTCGTGTCCGTGCTCCTCGCGCTCCTCGTCGCGGTGCCGCTGGCCCTGCTCGTGCGGGCCAGGCCGCGGTTCGCGGGGCCGGTCCTCGGGCTGACGACCCTGCTCTACACGGTGCCGTCGCTCGCGATGTTCTCGCTGCTCCTGCCCGTCTTCGGGCTCTCGGCCGCGCTCGTCGTGACCGGTCTCGTGCTGTACGCGCTGACGATCCTCGTGCGGAACACCCTGGCAGGGCTCGACGCCGTGCCGGCCGAGACGCGCGAGGCCGCCCGGGGCATGGGGTACGGCTCGTGGCGGCTGCTGTGGCAGGTCGAACTCCCGCTGGCGCTGCCGGTGCTGATGGCCGGGATACGGATGGCGACGGTCTCCACGATCGCGCTGACCACGGTCGGCTCGGTCGTCGGCCGCGGCGGGCTCGGCAATCTCATCGAGGACGCGCTGCCGACCTTCTTCAAGGCGCAGGTGCTCGCCGCCTCCGTGCTGTGCGTGCTGCTCGCGCTCACCGCCGACCTGCTGCTCCTGGGCCTCCAGCGGCTCCTCACGCCGTGGGCCCGGATACGGACCGCGCCGGGGGGTGCGTGA
- the folB gene encoding dihydroneopterin aldolase gives MDRVALRGLKARGHHGVFPKEREEGQTFIVDLVLGLDTRPAAADDDLAKTVHYGIVAEEVVDVVQGEPVDLIETLAERIAQQCLSHAGVQEVEVVVHKPDAPITVPFDDVTITITRSRR, from the coding sequence GTGGATCGTGTCGCGCTGCGCGGCCTCAAGGCCCGAGGCCACCACGGCGTCTTCCCCAAGGAGCGCGAGGAGGGCCAGACCTTCATCGTGGACCTGGTCCTCGGCCTGGACACCCGCCCCGCGGCGGCCGACGACGACCTGGCGAAGACCGTGCACTACGGCATCGTCGCCGAGGAAGTCGTCGACGTCGTCCAGGGCGAGCCCGTCGACCTCATCGAGACCCTGGCCGAGCGCATCGCCCAGCAGTGCCTCAGCCACGCCGGGGTACAGGAAGTGGAAGTCGTCGTCCACAAGCCGGACGCACCCATCACCGTGCCCTTCGACGACGTGACCATCACGATCACCCGGAGCCGACGATGA